The Amphiura filiformis chromosome 8, Afil_fr2py, whole genome shotgun sequence genomic sequence gcactgaaagaattaaagttcctacggcaaaggaaacacatctgatagttttatataccggtactaacattggaattactaatcaagccaaaaacacattcattacaaagaaagaggccagagaacactttcattaatacaaagaaagaggtcgAACATATTAtagaaataaatgctaaacattttaaagcctggctcattaatccctgtttccaaacataccaccaaagtctgtaaaatatgggtgcaaaatcaaaatcaaaagataagccagagcctaatactagtacttttaatagtaaacataatattaaacccataaatttatactacaattactgttaaggagtgcctttaacacaccaaaaaaaatatcaaaaatcaaatttctattaaaaaacctatataaatatgccattactgcttctgtctttctaatttagagtgtactccaatcactgtcactattattcaagttttttgcaataacctttcaattcccactgagcccttccaaaatcatattagccatcaatcctctcatacacacattccctgggcttggatgacgaacagatgataattgcattttgagaacagggtatgagtttttgtacccattattgtcgaaggttattcaatgaatatacaaatatattggggttcaagaactgtgccctgatagatgagcaaaagaacatgtgcaatttcactttgttgtagttcgcaacacaaacttaaaataacaggcaaaacagacacatcatttatcggtatgacattttcgtattggtgctgccctatctatctacctattgtacagcgctactacggtatgggttcctcgtactaactaacgggcaaaacagacacatcatttatcggtatgacattttcgtattggtgctgccctatctatctacctattgtgcagagctactacggtatgggttcctcgtactaactttgttgccagcggaagaaaacgggaagattacagtggtttgttgccagcggaagaacccgaccgattacaatacctagctggggggtgtaaaccccccagctaggtaaatattaaatattggTACTGCGGCAGAGCAAGCCTTCCGAATACGAATATAATTATGATGGGTTTGTGATGCATACATATACTTcagggcgcattacaccaaatcaatgcgcgaaaggtgcaatggtatACTGCAGGTGAAGTACATGCAGTAGGCTATatttaacagccctcgaagtaaactttattaatctaatgatatataattgtagctgggataaaaagccatcaattgaaaattttgacctttcatgttgaacaTACGCATTTTGAAGCCTGATATGCAATTTCTCcgtaaattgtttaaaaaatctatatcttcaatacgagaggtcaacatgttcatatgatggacggcttttcatcccagctacatacaccttaaagtacatatcattagatttatagaatttacttaaaatttcaaaaatatatatttttaatcatttgccataaaatatataatatattgcgaATTCCAAaagatcaaaaatatttgatatcagaaggacatttttcattttcaaaatgcaattcgatatgtctgatatgctcgcaggtctcacaaaaatacgTAAAAATAATGTTCGAATCAAAAATAGATCTGGTATCGGAATCCTGAGACTTTTGATCCATAATTCGTACTATTATTAAATAGTCTCCGATGATAGGTTCATCAACAATTTCAGCTCGAAGTTGTCCTCCACTATTAACTGTTCACAATATTTGCTCTTACCAAAGTATTGGCTAGAATACTTCGCTCATACCAGCCCATTTTTCAGATCTAGATTGTATTAAAGTAACAGCTTATATGCATACGGTAGACCTATTTTTAGAAGAGAGtgggttatgtatattataggggcaaggaatccagttactacacgggaatttcagtgactcaagacaagaggtacgttatttatgattagaaaagaggtaccgctagaatgtacctcatttcgtaACATATATGTAATgacccacttgtcttgaatcactgagaTTTCAGTGActtaattggattccttacccctataatatacataactttttttttactagtgtgtagttattttgtgaacaaaattagtcacaaaattgatcagggggtgtagtaccatatTAATCATagaaaatcaagcaaaaatatacATGACGTCTTCACCAACATTCTTTAGAGAACAAAAATGAGCACCTTTCTGTTTGTAGTAATTTTAAGGATAATTGTTTGTCATAAAGTCTCGCGTCGTATCGGTAGGGTTATACTATACAGTATTATGACCATGTTtccttttctttttgtctttatttcttcatttcAGTCACATCTTTGATAACAACGTTATTCTTAGCTGCGGTATGTTTCCACATTTCTTCCGTACGAGCCAGCAAATATCATACGTTGCCCAGTATCTTGCTGTTTTATATCATGAACCAAATGGTACGGTTCTTTAGTGGAGCTGTGTTCCGTAAATTCGATGCACGTGCTAAAGATCCTAGACGAGCCCAACAAGAATTTTTGAGAAGCAGAATGAAGAGAGATGCCAACACCGTGTACGGAAAACGTTATAAGTTCAGCAACATTAAATCCCTTGAGGATTTACAAAATAATCATCCGCTCACGTCATACAATCATTATGAGGAATATATACACCGAATGGCCGATGGTGAGAAGAACGTGTTGATCTGCGAAGACCTGGTGCGATTTGGAATCACTTCTGGAACAACTGGTAAAGGAAAACTCATACCAATGCCTAAGTCTCGGTATTATAGTCAAGCCACCTCAGTTCAAGTTTATTGGCAGACTGCAAGTGGAAGAAAATACGGTTTTCCTAGTCCGTTACAAAAAGATATTATGTTGTACGTGAATCCCAGACCCACTAAAACTCCTGGCGGTGATGTTGTCGGCCCAATGCATCTGTTCACAGACGATATGAAATTTATTATAACGCAGGTTTTAAGTGTTCCATGGGAAGCAACGAGTATCAGCACAGAACACGAAGCCCATTACCTCACTCTGCTGTTTGGTCTTCGTGATGCCGACATTGGAAGATGGATGGGCCCATTTTGTTCTCAAATTCACAAAGCCATGTCAAAGGTCGAAAATCACTGGGAACAATTTGTTCATGATATTAAGACTGGAACCGTTGACAAAGATTTGAAGATATCTACAGAAGTCAGAGAAGCTTGTGAAAAGGCGCTATTACCAGAACCAGAAAGGGCTGAGGAACTGAGAAGGGAATTTGAGGAAGGATTTAACGGCATCATGGGGCGAGTATGGCCTCATCTGAAGTATATCTTTGGAATCAATACGGCTGACTTTACTCAAAAACTGGAAGAGAAATACGCAAAAGGTAAGAAAATATTCAAGAATAATACTCAAAAAATTGAAATACCAAACCAATACAAAAGTCATAAGAATGACATTTTCATAGTCACTTGAGATTCGCGGATAAtcaattaaaacatttaaatactGTACGTgacgtaataattggattaactaccatagcaatagatgaatacaatttttgaatagatcgccctgcacttcaacgttcctatgcattgaaccatagatgtgacccggcagcacaaacgagccgtaaattccctaaattgtattctgagttatggtgtaaaatgtgtacgaaggtcgtattcatcggtcacttaagctggcgcgacatctgtcttatttggatagtcacaacaccaatcaataatcctattattgaagtggataataagcttctaccttagatggctatagaacttttaatagctctgatctttgtttgcttttgctaaatccttttcaagtggtgggttatttgtatctaggtatgcataaccaacaattaacaatgagagaaattcttaaacctcgttgacttggggatgatttgaaatgaccgccaattatgactgtttgatatttattgccagcaatatggaaaaagagacacacatagaaacgaaaaaagctatgattttgttgaaggagcaaagtttaactaaccataactccgcttctggatatcgtttgaagtcaaatgatataccatttttaagtttatgatgtttattttttaaacacgaaataaaacaaaattgaccggggaggaatttacggctcattcgccgtggacggtcacagaTGTCAAAAAAATGCTGATCACACGTACCTGGAAAgagcaggtgatgagtgcaatttgcattgtagtgcagagcgatctattcaaaaatcgTATTCAGCTATtgctttcaacaacaacaacaacaacaagcagcTTTTATATAGCGCCGTACCATGAGTAAACACGACCTCGGCGCTTTACAAACAATATCTTATACTACACATCTTACATTACTAATTAACAAAATAAACCAAAGCAGCATGAAACATGGTGGAAGAATTAGTCCGGgaataaatgagtttttgtttGGCTCTTGAAAGAAGCAACTGTGATAGAGTTTCTGATGATATTTGATAAAGTGTTCCATAACATTGGGGCAGCATTTGTGAAAGCGCGATCCCCTTGAGCTGTGATTGTGAAAGTTCTGTTGACAACAAGGCAAGGTTGGTCGTGTCCGGAACGCAGGTTGACAGACGGAATGTAGATGTGAAGGAGTTCAGTGAGGTAAATGGGGGCTTGATTGTGCAGGCACTTGTAAACAAGCAGAAGGGTCTTAAAGATGATTCGCTGTTTGACTGGCAACCAGTGCAACTCTTGAATCAGAGGAGAAGTGTTCTCACGTCTGCTTGCCCGGAAAATGAGACGTGCAGAGCGGTTCTGGATCTTTTTAAGCTTTTGTATGTCTATATTTGGCTATTGCTgaagtcacccacctttgcacatatCAGACGCACTAAAttacattctgatatcaaataatttggatataatacacccaaaaaaaatcctaaaattttcttggtgtgtctgatgtgttctcaaaaatactatgcaaacgtctctatccgagcccttaaaacaTCTCCCAGAAAAAATACGTACCACAACCGTTATATATTACTGTAAAttgatattatattataatatgaaaaagagattttttattttttaaatcaaggtGTACCAATCATCTCGCCTATGTATGGTAGTACTGAAGGAGACTACGGTATTAATATATGGTGTGATGAAGACAAATATGCATTGATACCCAATCTGTGTATTTATGAGTTCATACCAGAAGAAAACATGTAagtataaaataaatagaaaaagcATGACCCATATATCGGTAGCCTTTTTAATGTGCTAATCTAGCTGTACGTCTATTCTTTCGTTTTCTGTTGAAATTTTAGCAGCTACAATTTTTTTGCCATGTTTGTTAACTTATGTACCGTATTATGTTTGAATATACTAAGATTGTTTGATCAACTTTCTTCACTTTCTCTTTAATCACTCAACACTTTCAGCAATGAAGCTGACCCAAAGACATTGCTTCTTGACGAGGTAAAGAAAGGCGAGACCTATGAGATGTTCGTTTAGTCCATTGTGTGGATTTTATAGGTATcggtttggtgacgtcatcaaagtTGTGGATTTTTACTACAAACTGCCTGTcatcaagttcatgtataggtaaGTCCTTTTTGGCTATGTGCGTTTGATTAGACACTTGTTCCGGTCCGAAACATGCACAGCATCCCTTCACACCATGATTATGCTTTACATCATTTATTGTTCCAATTATTGAGGATAATAGAATAAAGAGCTGGGgcatagcccccccccccaaaaaaaaaatgtgtcaaaGTTTCCAGCTTCACTTAATTCGTTTGCATTTAGAGCTGATTATTCATAATGTAAAGTCAATGACGCATGGTAGATTCAGTCTtcgaattgtttttttttacctTGGGCTGCACTTTGGCACcccatttttgaaagttgtatGCATGGCGCAATTTCATCTGACGCAGAGCAATTTTTaagtgcagtttcagacaatcaacacataaaATCAGTTCAATGTGGTATCGCTATTTTGACCACActtttaagggaggtgtaatgagcgtgaacctggtttggatgcagagggagtgtgcctgtaacagacacagccaccagaaaaggaccagctcagatcgcgcgccaaataagtttgcagtccagaaatttcattttttctcagccttgcaaaaaataggcagaggtgggaatcgaacccgggacctcggtgttgtaaaacctactgcgttaccactgagccaactgacaatcagctatgagaagtttgatagtaatccttgatattgctgaatagaataaatcaatactgataggtctatttatctaatgtacgatgctattcaaattggcctataaactaggaatataatgtgaaatgactatcaatcgatcaatcaatcaagttgtcaagtcatcaacaatcaataataaaccgacgtaggcctatcatggaatattactaactaggcctactaactaatataccaaataaataaaataaataaataagtcagtaaataaataaataggcataggcctaaataaataaataaatacataatgcagaatgcagttagtattttagttgcaaaattccaaacattctattcacacattctattataattttctgctatacacgcaaaggacctgtgcctttaatatgtccgcacctaatcaataatgagtctttaaccatgctcacacaccatgttaaactattgtttCCCTGCAAGTAGTATCTACTGACCAATTCCTAAcgcctcaatgaaatggatgctataacgtacccaatcaagcgaacatatcaaggtcatatcagggcgttatacaaagaatggtcaaaggtcaacgtttccaaagaagtatagtaatagatgtagacacaagctttcgtgcgggaaacataaacacatagtcgtcagtcgtgtggtttttatgagatttgatacggcgctgaagtctattggctgtcccaaaatcagtaccagacccggtttccagacggcaatgtgtgtgttgttacaaggaatgcaaactcattttatcaatgagtgaaccacatagaggaatacgacatctatcgtgagccagtctgcattctgttgcctgcaaaagccgacgatcaggtaaaaattctaaaagcagcgtgaatagatatttgcgttaatttcatgatacgtgtaaaacgcattgaaaacgccaaattgcagtcataaaatatataatattagtaaatcacccaatcgaatgttaacgtaggtatgtggaaaagaactgcaataacaataacaaactatgtgcccaaagagttgtctttggcatgtcgctttttgaaatatcaccaaaaatatcaaattttggaaaaacgccccaaaatttaaaacaaacacgaaccttccaaaataaatatatattagcactcggcggcccagtcactacctgccgctgtgatttggggtaactcattgcttcccctctccagataccggtacttcaaggtcgctcataccccagcccttaaagttgTATCGCAAGAGGTGAATTTCGGGATGCGAATTGCACTGCGATAGGGCTTATTTTGAATGCTGGATATGGCTTTCGTTAGCATACAAAGAAGAAGAAATATTAGAGAGGAAACAGATAGAAGAAGAAATAGCCTACCTGAAAAGCGAACTCCAGCGAGAATATGATCCCATCCGCGTCCAGGGAATTACGTATCCTCAGTGTCTGTGTTGGACGTATTTTTTACCAAGGATGTGAGCTGATTTGTGGCCCAATTCAACTGTTTTTTAAACAGAAATACTCATAATACAATATATAGTATACATTTTATAAAGACCGATCTTTGTTTCTTTAATAAAATAGATCGGGACAGCTACTGAACTTACGAGCAGAGAAGGTGACGGAGTTATCAGTTGATGAAGCTGTTCAGCACATGGTGAACAGTATGAAAGAAGCAAAGACTGCGAACTGGACATCTGCTGAAAACACACTTCTTTCTGGAATGAGTGAAGGTtgagtatattattattattgatatttggtAAACTTGTAATATAATAGTCAATTGGCATATAATTTCCTATCCCTGATTTTATGCCATCTGTCCATTTGAACGCTCTTCTCGGGGTAGATCTACATGCACAACCTAATTCAACCCTTAAATAAATTTGACCGACCAACATCGTCGAACGCTTTGGAGTAGTCGATGAAACGAAGAGGGAGCTTTGTTTCTTTCTCCCTTTGAAGTGCATGCTTCATGTAAACGAAGATAACTCGCACTACTCGCACTACGACTAGCGTTCCTTGCATTTTAAATGAAGTTTGGTATCGAAAACCAGCTTACCGTGTATATGATCTGATGTGAGATCTGAAgttgattttgttatttattgattgCTTTTTATTCAGCCATAGGCCTAGTTGAATACGAAGAGGGGTCTcaattttacctcatttttgTGGAATTGGAGGGTGAAGGAAATGACAACATCAAATTG encodes the following:
- the LOC140159409 gene encoding LOW QUALITY PROTEIN: uncharacterized protein (The sequence of the model RefSeq protein was modified relative to this genomic sequence to represent the inferred CDS: deleted 1 base in 1 codon), coding for MNQMVRFFSGAVFRKFDARAKDPRRAQQEFLRSRMKRDANTVYGKRYKFSNIKSLEDLQNNHPLTSYNHYEEYIHRMADGEKNVLICEDLVRFGITSGTTGKGKLIPMPKSRYYSQATSVQVYWQTASGRKYGFPSPLQKDIMLYVNPRPTKTPGGDVVGPMHLFTDDMKFIITQVLSVPWEATSISTEHEAHYLTLLFGLRDADIGRWMGPFCSQIHKAMSKVENHWEQFVHDIKTGTVDKDLKISTEVREACEKALLPEPERAEELRREFEEGFNGIMGRVWPHLKYIFGINTADFTQKLEEKYAKGVPIISPMYGSTEGDYGINIWCDEDKYALIPNLCIYEFIPEENINEADPKTLLLDEVKKGETYEMFVSPLCGFYRYRFGDVIKVVDFYYKLPVIKFMYRSGQLLNLRAEKVTELSVDEAVQHMVNSMKEAKTANWTSAENTLLSGMSEAIGLVEYEEGSQFYLIFVELEGEGNDNIKLDEKHQQQFDEALQDRNNYYRGYRNAGTILPPRVYLVKPGTFKALQDYIIANSTASYNQFKMPRKLKTAGTLKLMLDSRVV